One Pseudomonas sp. MM213 genomic window, CCAGCGCCCTGCCCTATGCCAATGGTTCGATCCATCTTGGCCACATGCTGGAATACATCCAGACCGATATGTGGGTGCGCTTCCAGAAGCACCGCGGCAACCAATGCATTTATGTCTGCGCCGACGACGCCCACGGTTCGGCGATCATGCTGCGCGCGGAAAAGGAAGGCATCACCCCGGAACAACTAATCGCCAACGTCCAGGCTGAACACAGCGCCGACTTTGCCGAGTTCCTGGTGGACTTCGACAACTTCCACTCCACTCACGCCGAAGAAAACCGTGAGCTGTCGAGCCAGATCTACCTGAAGCTGCGCGACGCCGGGCACATCGCCACGCGCTCGATCACGCAGTATTTCGACCCGGAAAAGAAAATGTTCCTGGCCGACCGCTTCATCAAGGGCACCTGCCCGAAATGCGGCACCGAAGACCAGTACGGCGACAACTGCGAGAAATGCGGCGCGACCTACGCACCGACTGACTTGAAGGATCCGAAGTCGGCTATCTCTGGCGCCACCCCGGTGCTCAAGGATTCCCAGCACTTCTTCTTCAAACTGCCGGACTTCCAGGAAATGCTGCAAACCTGGACCCGTAGCGGCACGTTGCAAGACGCCGTCGCCAACAAGATCGCCGAATGGCTGGATGCCGGCCTGCAACAGTGGGACATCTCCCGCGATGCGCCGTACTTCGGTTTCGAAATCCCAGGCGAGCCGGGCAAGTACTTCTACGTCTGGCTGGACGCGCCAATCGGTTACATGGCCAGCTTCAAGAACCTGTGCAACCGCACGCCGGAGCTGGATTTCGATGCGTTCTGGGGCAAGGATTCCACCGCCGAGCTGTACCACTTCATCGGCAAGGACATCGTCAACTTCCACGCCCTCTTCTGGCCAGCGATGCTCGAAGGCGCCGGTTTCCGTAAACCGACCGGCATCAACGTGCACGGCTACCTGACCGTCAACGGTCAGAAAATGTCCAAGTCCCGCGGCACCTTCATCAAGGCCCGGACCTACCTGGATCACCTGTCGCCGGAATACCTGCGTTACTACTACGCGGCCAAACTGGGACGCGGCGTCGACGACCTCGACCTGAACCTCGAAGACTTCGTGCAGAAGGTCAACTCCGACCTCGTCGGCAAAGTCGTCAACATCGCCAGCCGCTGCGCCGGTTTCATCCACAAAGGCAATGCCGGCGTGCTGGTAGCCGGTAACGCCGCGCCAGAACTGACCGAAGCTTTCCTCGCCGCAGCGCCAAGCATTGCCGAAGCCTACGAGGCTCGCGACTTTGCCCGTGCCATGCGCGAAATCATGGGCCTGGCCGACCGTGCCAACGCCTGGATCGCCGACAAGGCGCCTTGGTCGCTGAACAAACAGGAAGGCAAGCACGACGAAGTCCAGGCGATCTGCGCGCTGGGCATCAACCTGTTCCGCCAACTGGTGATCTTCCTCAAACCGGTGCTGCCACTGCTGGCCGCCGATGCCGAGGCGTTCCTCAACGTCGCGCCGCTGACTTGGGCCGATCACGCGACCTTGCTCAGCAACCATCAGTTGAACGAGTTCAAGCCGCTGATGACCCGCATCGACCCGGTGAAAGTGCAAGCCATGACCGACGCTTCGAAAGAAGACCTGACCGCCAGCCAGACCGACACCGGCGACGCGGCACCTGCCGGCAACGGCGAACTGGCGAAGGATCCGCTATCGCCGGAGATCGAATTCGATGCGTTTGCCGCCGTCGACCTGCGCGTGGCGTTGATCGTCAAGGCTGAAGCCGTGGAAGGCGCCGACAAGCTGCTGCGCCTGACCCTCGATATCGGTGACGAGCAACGCAACGTGTTCTCCGGCATCAAGAGCGCTTACCCGGATCCGTCCAAGCTCGATGGTCGCCTGACCATGATGATCGCCAACCTCAAGCCACGGAAAATGAAGTTCGGCATCTCCGAAGGCATGGTGATGGCGGCCGGTCCTGGCGGTGAAGAAATCTACCTGCTCAGCCCCGACAGCGGTGCCAAGCCAGGCCAGCGTATCAAGTAAGATCCTGCGGCAAACCGATCCCACAGTCGTGCCCGACGCGACTGTGGGATTTTCATATCTGGCCCCCCCTCCTTCCTTGCCGGATAATGCCTAACCTTGTTAGCAAGGCTTCTTTCTTCCGGCACGATCATGACCGAGATGCTTCTTACGCTTATCAGCGCTGCCCTGATCAACAACGTCGTGTTGCACTGGCCGCTGGGCGTCGATCCGCTGCTGGGCAGCGAGCGCCGTCAGGTGCATGCGCTGGGCATTGCGACGACGTGCCTGATGCTGATCGTCGGAATGCTCGGCTACGCACTCTATTACTGGCTACTGGCGCCGCTTGAGCTGACTTCGTTGCGTTTGTTCGCGTTTCTGCCCCTGAGCGTGTTGTTGATCACACCGCTGCTGAAGCTGCTGCCGAAAGTGTTTTCGACGCTTTCGTTCGAAGGGCTCTGGCCGCTGCTGCTCGGCAATGCCGGCGTGCTCGGTCTGGCGCTGATCAACGCCCAGGAAAACCACGGATTTTTCCACGCCACAGCCCTGAGCCTCGGCGCCGGGCTGGGGTTCTGGCTGGTGCTGAGTCTGTTCAGCGACTTGCGCCAACGCACCCTCGATAACGATGTTCCCCTGCCCTTTCGCGGCCTGCCGATCGACCTGATCGGCGCCGGACTGATCGCAGTGGCTTTTCTCGGTTTCAGCGGACTGATCAAAACATGAGTCTGATTCAACGCATCGACGCCCTCTTGCCGCAGACCCAGTGCGGCAAATGTGGTCATCCCGGATGCAAGCCGTACGCAGAAGGCATCGCCAGC contains:
- the metG gene encoding methionine--tRNA ligase — translated: MSEPRKILVTSALPYANGSIHLGHMLEYIQTDMWVRFQKHRGNQCIYVCADDAHGSAIMLRAEKEGITPEQLIANVQAEHSADFAEFLVDFDNFHSTHAEENRELSSQIYLKLRDAGHIATRSITQYFDPEKKMFLADRFIKGTCPKCGTEDQYGDNCEKCGATYAPTDLKDPKSAISGATPVLKDSQHFFFKLPDFQEMLQTWTRSGTLQDAVANKIAEWLDAGLQQWDISRDAPYFGFEIPGEPGKYFYVWLDAPIGYMASFKNLCNRTPELDFDAFWGKDSTAELYHFIGKDIVNFHALFWPAMLEGAGFRKPTGINVHGYLTVNGQKMSKSRGTFIKARTYLDHLSPEYLRYYYAAKLGRGVDDLDLNLEDFVQKVNSDLVGKVVNIASRCAGFIHKGNAGVLVAGNAAPELTEAFLAAAPSIAEAYEARDFARAMREIMGLADRANAWIADKAPWSLNKQEGKHDEVQAICALGINLFRQLVIFLKPVLPLLAADAEAFLNVAPLTWADHATLLSNHQLNEFKPLMTRIDPVKVQAMTDASKEDLTASQTDTGDAAPAGNGELAKDPLSPEIEFDAFAAVDLRVALIVKAEAVEGADKLLRLTLDIGDEQRNVFSGIKSAYPDPSKLDGRLTMMIANLKPRKMKFGISEGMVMAAGPGGEEIYLLSPDSGAKPGQRIK
- a CDS encoding electron transport complex protein RnfA, which translates into the protein MTEMLLTLISAALINNVVLHWPLGVDPLLGSERRQVHALGIATTCLMLIVGMLGYALYYWLLAPLELTSLRLFAFLPLSVLLITPLLKLLPKVFSTLSFEGLWPLLLGNAGVLGLALINAQENHGFFHATALSLGAGLGFWLVLSLFSDLRQRTLDNDVPLPFRGLPIDLIGAGLIAVAFLGFSGLIKT